From Diospyros lotus cultivar Yz01 chromosome 4, ASM1463336v1, whole genome shotgun sequence, a single genomic window includes:
- the LOC127800432 gene encoding pentatricopeptide repeat-containing protein At1g34160, whose protein sequence is MAFVDSLLLKCNSLSHIKQLQAHLLVTGLFRFYPCRSKLLNFCATSSAGSLPYAAAVFRRIPSPATNDWNAILRGLAQSDQPSDAVLWYINMLRAAHKPDALTCSFTLKACARALARSEATQIHSHVVHFGFGADFLLQTTLLDVYAKSGDLENAHNVFDGMRVRDIASWNALIAGLAQGSRPNEALELFKRLRLEGLKPNEVTVLGVLSACSQLGAIREGEKIWDYIRDENLDANVQVCNAAIDMYAKCGFVEKAYWVFDNIKCKKSLVTWNTLIMASAMHGDGYRALELFEQMHEANVSRDSVSYLAALCACNHAGLVEEGFRLFNSMEGCGISPNVKHYGCVVDLLGRAGRLEEAFQLVDSMPMVPDVVLWQTLLGACKTYGNINMAERVSRMLMEMGSNSCGNFVLLSNLYAAHERWDDVRRVRDAMNSIEVKKVPGFSYTEVDGAVHKFVNGDQSHPSWQHIYRKLEEVRFRIEAYGYVPETNYVLHDIGQEEKENALCYHSEKLAVAFGLISTGESSPIQVIKNLRICGDCHVVIKLISKIYDREIIVRDRARFHRFKEGSCSCRDYW, encoded by the coding sequence ATGGCCTTTGTCGACTCATTGTTACTGAAATGCAACTCTCTCTCCCACATCAAACAACTCCAAGCCCATCTCCTAGTTACCGGCCTCTTCCGATTCTACCCCTGCCGCTCGAAGCTCCTCAACTTCTGCGCCACCTCCTCCGCCGGCAGCCTCCCTTACGCCGCCGCCGTCTTCCGCCGCATCCCCTCCCCCGCCACCAACGACTGGAACGCCATCCTCCGCGGCCTCGCCCAGTCCGACCAGCCATCCGACGCCGTCCTTTGGTACATCAACATGTTGCGCGCTGCCCACAAGCCCGATGCCTTGACTTGCTCGTTCACGCTCAAGGCCTGCGCCCGCGCTTTGGCTAGGTCGGAGGCGACCCAGATTCACTCTCACGTTGTGCATTTCGGATTCGGAGCCGACTTCTTGTTGCAGACCACGCTACTGGATGTCTACGCCAAGTCGGGTGATTTGGAGAATGCCCATAACGTATTCGACGGAATGCGTGTAAGGGATATTGCGAGTTGGAACGCTTTGATTGCGGGGCTGGCTCAGGGGAGCCGACCAAACGAAGCTTTGGAGCTCTTCAAGAGATTAAGATTAGAGGGTTTGAAGCCCAACGAAGTCACCGTTCTCGGTGTGCTCTCAGCGTGCTCGCAATTGGGTGCGATCAGAGAAGGCGAGAAGATATGGGACTACATTAGAGATGAGAATTTGGATGCCAATGTGCAGGTTTGCAATGCGGCCATTGACATGTACGCAAAATGTGGTTTTGTTGAGAAAGCATATTGGGTTTTCGACAACATTAAGTGTAAGAAGAGTCTTGTGACTTGGAATACACTGATCATGGCATCAGCAATGCACGGCGATGGCTATAGAGCGCTCGAGCTATTTGAGCAAATGCATGAGGCAAACGTGTCACGAGACAGCGTGAGCTACCTTGCAGCCTTATGTGCATGCAACCATGCAGGGCTAGTTGAAGAAGGGTTTAGATTGTTCAATTCAATGGAGGGGTGTGGAATAAGCCCCAATGTGAAGCACTATGGCTGTGTGGTTGATTTGTTGGGTAGAGCTGGGCGGCTTGAAGAGGCTTTCCAACTTGTGGATTCAATGCCAATGGTCCCTGACGTGGTGCTTTGGCAGACTCTACTAGGGGCTTGCAAAACATATGGGAACATCAACATGGCAGAGCGCGTGTCAAGGATGCTCATGGAGATGGGTTCCAATAGTTGTGGGAATTTTGTGCTGCTGTCCAATCTATATGCAGCGCACGAGAGGTGGGACGATGTGAGGAGAGTGAGGGACGCCATGAATAGCATTGAAGTGAAGAAGGTGCCCGGGTTTAGCTACACCGAAGTGGATGGTGCGGTGCACAAGTTTGTCAATGGCGATCAGAGCCATCCGAGTTGGCAGCACATATACAGGAAGCTTGAGGAGGTCAGGTTTCGGATTGAGGCATATGGGTACGTTCCTGAGACCAACTATGTGTTGCATGATATAGGGCAGGAAGAGAAGGAGAATGCTTTGTGTTACCACAGTGAAAAGTTGGCTGTGGCTTTTGGTTTGATTAGTACCGGTGAGAGCTCTCCCATTCAGGTGATTAAGAATCTTAGGATCTGTGGGGATTGCCATGTGGTGATTAAGCTCATTTCAAAGATTTATGATCGGGAGATCATTGTACGGGATCGAGCTCGATTTCACAGGTTTAAGGAGGGATCCTGTTCATGCAGAGATTACTGGTGA